The Lolium rigidum isolate FL_2022 unplaced genomic scaffold, APGP_CSIRO_Lrig_0.1 contig_6428_1, whole genome shotgun sequence genome contains the following window.
atttcacacgttcgttgggcaaccccaagaggaaggtatgatgcacacagcagcaagttttccctcagaaagaaaccaaggtttatcgaaccaggaggagccaagaagcacgttgaaggttgatggcggcgggatgtagtgcggcgcaacaccggagattccggcgccaacgtggaacccgcacaacacaaccaaagtactttgccccaacgaaacaagtgaggttgtcaatctcaccggcttgccgtaacaaaggattaaccgtattgtgtggaagatgattgtttgcggagaaaacgagtaaaaacaagtattgcagacagatttgtatttcagtattaaagaatggaccggggtccacagttcactagaggtgtctctcccataagataaaagcatgttgggtgaacaaattacagtcgggcaattgacaaatagagagagcataacaatgcacatacatgtcatgataagtatagtgagatttaattgggcattacgacaaagtacatagaccgccatccaaccgcatctatgcctaaaaagtccaccttcgggttatcgtccgaaccccttccagtattaagttgcaaagcaacggacaattgcattaagtatggtgcgtaatgtaatcaacaactacatcctctggacatagcgctaatgttttatccctagtggcaacaagcacaacacaaccttagaactttctcatccatcgtcccggtgtcaatgcgggcatgaacccactatcgagcataaatactccctcttggagttaagagcaaaaacttggccgagcctctactagtaacggagagcatgcaagatcataaacaacacatatgcaataacttgataattaacataacatggtattctctatccatcggatcccgacaaacacaacatagagtattacagatagatgatcttgatcatgttaggcagctcacaagatccaacaatgaagcacaatgaggagaagacaaccatctagctactgctatggacccatagtccaggggtgaactactcactcatcactccggaggcgaccatggcggtgtagagtcctccgggagatgaatcccctctccggcagggtgccggaggagatctccgagaatccccgagatgggatcggcggcggcggcgtctcggtaaggttttccgtatcgtggttttttcgcatcgggggtttcgcgacggaggctttaagtaggcggaagggcgagtcgggggccgacgaggggcccacaccacggggcggcgcgggccccccttggccgcgccgccatgtggtttggccacctcgtggccccacttcgtatgctcttcggtcttccggaaggttcgtggcgaaataggcccccgggtcttcgtttcgtccaattccgagaatatttcgttactaggatttcgaaaccaaaaacagcgaaaacaggaaccggcacttcggcatcttgttaataggttagttccagaaaatgcacgaatatgacataaagtgtgcataaaacatgtaggtatcatcaataatatggcatagaacataagaaattatcgatacgtcggagacgtatcagctttcttggcgaagacaatgaattccctatgggtctcgtccttagacttaaggagaaagacccaagagtatcttgagtaatcatcaacaatgacgagtccataattgctcccaccaagagtatcataatgtgatggtccaaagagatccaaattaaggagctccaaaggcctagatgtggtgacgatactcttgataggatgtctcttcttgagttgctttccggctacacatgcactgcaaacacgatctttctcaaaagaaatgtcggttagtcccacaatgtgttcaccctttaggagttgtttgagattcctcatgttgacatgaccaaggcggcgatgccacaaccaaccttcgtcatgcttggtcgccattagacatgtggagtgagagcagctctctttcgagaggtcaaccacgtaaaggttgttctccacatatccaacgatgaccaatttgagattgtcactcctaaagactttcacacaataattagtaaaatatgaattgtaaccggcatcggcaagatgatatatagaaagtaagttatagccaagggattcaacaagcataaccgtctcaaggcacaagtccttagagattgctaccttgccatacccaagtacctttccctttgagttatcaccaaaggtaatgcttgacttcttgttgatatcttcaatgaattgatcaagcacacctcttcctccggtcatatgattggtgcatccactatcaaacacccattttggaccaccggaggaatacccctacaaaatcaactagaggatttaggaacccatcgatgaatgggttcctttgcaatggcaacaatatcttttggtacccaaattgagtactctctataagcatagctattaggagggccaacatagttagcatagacatcaccataataatcaacaaataatgcatagtgatcgtttggccccgtgcggtcaccactagtggcttttccctttgaggctttgccattattagtgaccttcttgttcttatcttgagcgggtttctccttgttgtagttcttcttcttgtgagacttgggaacatatccaagtccaaacttttgattgtttgacctttgcttactcaagaggtcatccaatcccatcttgttcttggcggtggtgaactttgcaagttcctttgttaacctaacattttcctcaagaatagatgcatgctcacaagaggattcattaggatgatagtcgagaccatatttagtcaccaaggattcaagatatgcattggtctcaacatgcaaagagagttcctcttgtaaacgaacatgttcgtcaacaagcttagcatgctcactagtaaaagaggtagggaactagcatgcttttcaacaacaatgggatccttcattgattcaagtgcttttgtgtaggtttcttggagtaggtcatggttctctccaagtttcttgagctcatccttaacaagcttgttagctctttcaaggtggtcaagatccctagtgagagaagcatgagcaacttcaagttcctcctttgaggtatggagcacttgagtcaaagattgagccctatcaatagtttctaggtccttaactttatcaagttcataagtttcaatttgttgcttaagaccttgagatatgcacctttcgttttttagctcttgtcttaggagattgaatctccgttccttctcatttaaatgatattctaattcctcaatggactcatccttttccttgagtgagtccatcaagaaatcaaacttgacaagagcttcaccacgaagggtgcatctaacatcatagagttccttaagcacaattaattcttcttgattttcgttttcatcatcaagaacactagatagggaaggtggaggttccattaccttggtttcccttgccataagacaagagccaacgattgtagaggagggagagtcatcggagtcatcatcttgagttgttcttgccatgaaggaagaaccaacatcattctccgtggagtagtccttggagtagtcatatgtgaagagtgacccgggcttagagaaagccaagccggccaccccggcctccatctcctcatcttcctcttcatcatcggacaagtactcggccccaacaaaggctcttcccttgttcttcttgtatcgatcgttgattgggtttggcttcaatcttggcttgacccctttgatgaatcttggcttgtctacccttttctcataagggcactcattttcaaagtggctatcttcatcacaattgtagcaagttctcttcttcttcttgtcattgaggagcattgggaactttgccttgtatttcttggcaaagaaagcaaagtcggtagcaatgtcactagttgaagtcatctcttcttcttcttcaatttcatagtcttctttgcttccatgatcggccctagctttgagagcaaggttgtgtgacccttcatggttgtgtgaggcttcatcaacacggttcattgccatgagcctctttcccgctttggccatgttttcattggcggccacataggagacgagatcatcggagttgagatcggcactcttggtcatgatttgcaagttgagtgcaaggttggtgtcttcttgcttgacggcagtcatagcaatgaccttggactttatgaatgcttcattcatctcgaagccatcaatgtacttctcaacaccaagtcccttgactcttactctaagagtaccaagcctagcataggcatcggccacggattctccatctcgaatcatgaactggtgagcctcttgctttgcggtctcataaagagctgattggatcaaatcggttccctcttggagtacaacgatccgatcccacaactctttagcggagtcaatgtcattgacttgatcaagaagcttgcggttgatgccacttctaatcttgtcacgtgcggaggcattgagttgacggttgtagaactcggtggaggtcaaccgaatgggatcttgtggctcccggtatccatgaacaatggtatcccataactccacactgcagctgcgaatatgagattccatagaagatttccaaaaaggaaactgagttccatcaaaatggggaacattcccactatggtttatatgaggcatgggtgaagtgtttttgggatagtcatgattaacttcatgaaaattccctagagaggccgaagctgtactaggaggaggtccactagttaatttcttaagcatggaagacatttctgtcatttggttttgtagctcatcctcctttttcttcttctcggcatcatatgccaagagtctagatttcatctctttaaccgaaaggttagagtcgtcatctagaccctcgaagagtttatccatctcattcttaaggcggtgaagcccttaataagagtccaggctgcgataccaattgaaagtatagagatggtaaacctagagggggggtgaataggtttctacaagttttaattctttctttgcaatattaggctttgcggaatataaagatgagcctaatgcaaactaggtgaagcaacctatatgaggatacaactaactcgagcacgaaggatctcacaggcagttaaaacacaagtaaggagttcggttagagataaccgatagcacgcggagacgaggatgtattcccgtgttcccttgctttgcaacaaggtacgtcacgtttggaggggtggaggtcccacgaaggattccccacgccacgaaggctcaccctattctccggagcctatcccacgaaggaatagctcactcacttgtggtagactttgaggtagcccccaaaccttcacaatcttgcccggagcaaatccacagcccggatgcttccggactactcttgcccacctagggtttccaaggaaccctaggaagcaagcttctcgatgaatacaagggggaatgagatttggtttggtagaacagtagatcgggtcctcctctaacgattccccggagggatttgagtttgggtggaggaggaggtagatctgaggcttttggtgtttctagcaatggagtaatagagagagagctcaagaacagacttgtagtgtagtgcctaactgttcggaggtaggagaaggcctatttatagtgttcttcgaaatatggccgttggtcacttgccacctcggcctttttcctcgagaatcccggttgaccgggccacggaccggacagcccggtggtgaggccggtcggaccggaccagcgagccctttgctggtcctggagctcctccggttggcggccggttggcgaccggtcgaccgggccgtgcgccggactcgccggtctgtaggtcggttgaccggtcggcaaccggatttgcTGTGTTCTCAtgtggagcccggttggcggccggtcgaccgggtcgtgcgccggacttgccccggttggcgaccggtggaCCGAGCAGCGCGCGCCGGACTGCCGGTTGTCTGGCCCGGCTGGACCGGGCTGCGACCGGATTTCTCgccgtagaccccttttcgattgttgttgaagtggggggtctcctttagccttcttgttcctttgatacaccatttatgcctcattgcctaatacctgagattatgcttataaacatattaggccaaatactctagtacggtgtcattgttaccaaaataatggataagggtaaaatacccttacacaaaGAACTATGAaccagggtttatcttaaacgtggtttaaacctaatttggggcatCCTCAGGGCATATATGGGCGTCCGGAACGACCAAGGGtcgaaatagttcgatacaaactGACCCGAAATAGGTTCAGCGAAGTGGTTTTGGACAGAGGCCGATAGTGCCGCCCGTGCCAAGTCGGCAGTGCCGCTGGTGACACCCCGGCAGTGCCAGGCTGGTTAGGCCGGTAGTGCCACCCATGAAAGGCCGGAAGTGCTGCCAAGGCAGGCCGGCAGGTCCGCCCCTTGCAGGGTGGCAGTGCCGGTGACATCTTCTCCCTcattcgcgcatgcctccctctccttcccCGCGCGTCCGTGGAATGTCTTCACGTCCAACACCATGTTCAGCTGCTCCTCGTCTCCTCGTGCGACGCTTGCTgcatcttcatacctgatcatacataagtaaaacgACTTATGCAGTATAAAGTTCGCATCAATCATAGTATCATTCAAGAgtgaattcacctgttgtttaaataGCTTTGCACGAGCttttgtaatgggtccaatcctaacttcattggaattGAGCTTCGCAGCAACATCTtgatcatcttgcaatgacggaggtagcagTTCTGAaaggatgtcctcatcaattcatttttttcaaatctagatattttcaaaattttgaacattttttggaattgaacattttaattttcaatatcTGAACTTTTTCTAATATGAACATATTTTATATTTAAACATCTTTTGAATATAAACATTTTCGAATATgaacaattttaaatttgaacaatttcaaatttgaatattttaaaatgtatacattttttgaatttgaactagtttcaatttgaatgttttttgaatttaaactattttcgagtttgaacaaataagaaaaaagaaacacaaaaggaaataaaaaagaaaacaaaaaaacaaaaaaaaacaaagaaaaaatagataaaaaacgAAAAAGGGAAGGAAAAAATGAATATGGGCTAGGCCCATACCTAACCAGGGTGTGCGGTTCCAGGTAGGCACTGACCTGTTTGGTGTATAGGAACCCGCATCATACCCCTGTTTCTTGCCAAGTTTGACGAGCTCTCGAACATGGGCGCCTATGCACTGACCTGGTCGGCGTGTACGAGACACCGCACACCCCAGCGATCAGGTCGGTTGGTTGGGCCGCGTCCCACTAACAGCACGTacgtctctttttcttttctttgctgtTTCCTTTTtattagtttttaatttttcaatATCTAACTTAAAGATTTTCGGAGaacaaaattttgaaaaatagtCCAGATTCGAAATTTTTGAattctgaacatttttcaaattttaaatttgaaaatttattttttgaacatttttaaaattttaaatacgAACATAatgtaaatttgaacatttttaaaattttagatttgaaatttttatttttccattttaaatatgaacattttccaaatttgaacatttttcaaatttggaagTTTCTCAAAAtcaaacggttttcaaatttgaacgattttcaagttagaacattttttatatttgaacattttaagaatttgaacaaattttgtttTTTGAATCTGTAAAATAAGTGAAACAAAACCCAAaatagaaaaagagaaaagaaaacagaaaagggaaacagaaaaagaaaaagaaaaacgaaaacgaaaacgaaaacgaaaacgaaaaaaGCCTACCTGGGCTAGGCCGACACCTTCCtgggacctggtcggtgtataggtttggcCCTGGAACACCCTGGCCTAAAGACCGTAGAAGGGCCCTTGGGCCATTTCTCTAGAGGAATCCCCCGTCACGGCTCAGAGAAAACCGCGGCTACCCCGGCGTTGCCATCGCCTCGGCTCCCCGCAGCCAAAAACCCTAGCAGCACACGCCCGCCTGTCCGGCCCCGAGACGCATTTGGGAAGCTTCCGGAGCGCCGCCATGGTTTGGTTCCAGTGCGACGACTGCGGCGCGGACCTCAAGAAGCCCAAGCTCGCCGGGCACTTCCGCTCGTGCTCCGCCTACAAGGTTTCCCCGCCTCGCGCCCCTCCTTCGCTCCGCGTCAATTTGGTTTGATTATTGGGTTCGTGACATGCGGatggttggtttgtttttgtgcaGCTTTCCTGCATCGACTGCGGCGCGGTCTTCAGCCAGGACACCGTCCAGGGGCACACCCAGTGCATCTCCGAGGCCGTGAGTTCCATTGCTCCTCTCCCTAGTGTGAAATTTGCTCTTTCGTTATGCGATTCGAATGAAGCGTGACACGTTTGGCCCTACCAAATTTGTGGATATTATGTTAATTTTTCGGTGGCTGGATTGGGATACTTGGTGTGTAAGCTTATATATGTAGATGTCACAGCCCGTGGAATAGTTTAGGTGGGCCTTTTATATGATTTGGTTTAGGTTTCTTATTGTGAATTGATAGGTCAGCTTGTGTGGCTACTCAAATCTGTAGTTTAAAGGTTAGTTTAGTGCATATCTGTATCTTTGAATGGTTTTTTTCAGAGGTGTATTCTCCAGAGCTTAGTGAGTTCTGCATCATGTATGGCTTTGTAAGGTTGTCGAGACGTTAGAACAATGGTTACAGTGCTACATGTTTATTGGCCATGCACTCATTTATCTGATGTATTATCCTCCTCAGGAGAAGTACGGTCCCAAGGGACAGAACAAGCTATCCAGTAGTGCACAGGGAAAGCCGGACAAGCCAAAGCCAAATGCCGATGTTGATATCAATGTTGGGCTGTCAACACGCCCTCCTTGGTTCTGCAGGTATGCTAATGCGATCCCTCAGCATATGTACAATGAAGTTTGCAGATTTTTCCATAGCAAAATCGTGATCCCTAAGAGTAGCTCTGAACTATGTATGGAAATGCTAGTAATCATTGAAGTTTATTCTTGTTGTTCATAACTCCTGTTCTTTGAGTACTCTTGTCACCATTCACAAACAACTTGACCAGATGATTTTAAGGTGATTTGGATTATATTAGAGACATATTGAGCCATTAATAGCTTACTGCCATTATCGGAACATACCTAAGAAGGCAACTGTGAACGGTTTACAAGCTCCACTAGCTGCAGACCACCTTTATTAATTTTCTCGATTGATTTTCGTAGCAAATGCCCTTCACAATCTGTGTAGTTCTGGGGATCTATGTAAAGCTTCGGATGCATAGAGCAATCATGTCATTGTTATTTAGATAAATTATCCCTTGTTTGGCCATTGTGTCAGGCCGTTTGAGCTTAAGCAGTCTCAGTTTCACTAATATGTGTTCTAACATACATATCCCTGGTTTGCATGTCAGCCTATGCAATACAACTACCACTAGCAAGCAAACTCTTTTGGGGCATGCTGATGGCAGGAAACATAGAGCAAAAGCAAAAGCCTACCATGCTTCTCAGAAGCAAGAAAATGGATCTGAACAAACTCCAGATGACAAGGAAACTGGTGGAGCACCAACGATGGAGCCTCCACAACTAAATGAAGTGAAGGGCGCAGACAGTGAAAAAGATGTTGACAAAGATGCTGTGAAAAGAAAGAGAGCAGATAGTATAGCCTTGGAGGAGCCAGATAATGCCAAAAGACAGAATTTGTTGAACTTGAAAACTGGAGAGGTTATACAATCTGAAAAAGGAGAACTTAAAACAAAGAGCAAGAGTGCTGCAGATGAAGTAGTCAATGGGGCCAACCATGAAGACACTAAAAAGCAGAAAATAAAATGGAAGAAAATTATTACTAAGATACTTGAGACAGTAAGCCTTCTGACCCTTCTGTATAGGATATACTGGTTTTGTCCATTTTGTGTTTGTTCCTCGAATTAGCTAACAGTTAATATGGTATTTTCTTTCAGAATTCAGATGGAGTTATGAAGTTAAAGAAGCTACAAAAGCTAGTTCTCAAGGAACTGTTCGAATGTGGTTATTCCGAAGATAAGGAGCAGCTCCATGCTCTGTTGACGGAGAAGGTAATCAGCATGAGAGAGAAAATTGTAGCTAAATATCTGTTTCCCTCCTTGTTTCCTATGGTATTTGGGATTCTTGCTCATGGATGCCAAATGATTGTTGTTTTGTATTTGACGCAGATAGCTTCAAGTTCCAGGTTTTCTGTGGATGGCAAGAACATCAGATTGGTGTCCAAGAACGAGGAGTCGTAGTCCTTGATGTTTCTGTGCCTTTCTATGTTCTATTTATGAGGGTAGTATTTGTTATATTGAGAGATGtcaatttttgttttattgaaTGGTGCCGATATCATCTAAATGATCCAGAGAAAACCATTGAAGATACACAAATTTTGTTACTGATTTTTTGGTACTGTGGCGCCAACTGCCATCTTGTAGCTCCAGAAAATTGTCCTGTAATACTTGGCGAGGCCACTTCTCTGTGCAAATTGACAACTATATGTGCAATCATGTTGTGATAACTTATGTTCAGCATCATCATATCAGCCACACAGCTCTTAGTGTAGTGTACCTGTATAGCATTTCAGCTTCAAATTTATTACGGATACTTCCTGCCTTTCTGTAACGTGGAGTGTGGAGTTTCTTTCAGTGTTGGTTGATGCAATTGTGAAAAATCATTTTGTGGAGACCCATCGTGCTCGCAGCCTTGCAGAATGATGCAGGGTGGTCAGTCAGGTAGAGCGCACACCACAGGTGCTAAATCAAAGGTGCTTGGGACTGGCTGAAGTCCACCAATTCCTTCTGAAACTATTCGCAAGGTAGCAACGGATGAAAGGGAACTGCACCTGAAGGTATCCATGTGCAGCTAGTGTGCACTGTTCCTCCAGTTCCTGGTAACAGTTTCCAAACTCTGCACCTTGGTGCGGCTGATTTTTGGAAATGTAGGCGCGGTTGTTTGAAACTTCGCCTCACACTCTTAAGGCCGCTTACAGGAATCATATGATTAGTTTTGTAGGAATCTCATAGGCTTTTACATGAATCCTATGATCAGTTTTGGAGCGTATTAGTTTCAGAGGAATCTCATATAGGATTTCAAACATCCACTGGTGCCCTTCTTTTTTCATGTTGTCGCCAAAGACAGGCAACAGCGTTACAGAGAGATAGTGGAGCGTAGAAGAACACGAGGACTCATGGTGGTGCTCTGGAGAGGCCAACGACGGAAAACAGCAGGAGGCCAATGTATTCCAGCAAGGCAGCGCTGCTCAACTGGATGCAGGAACATGAAGAAGGGAGAGAGACAGACAAGTCTACATGGATAATTATTTCTGGTCACGCGACTGATCGAATGTAAATAATGTATGTTTTGAGAATTTAAGATTAAGAAATAGTCAAGCAAGCTTTTTGTTCCTTTTATCAACACCCTTTAGAAACTTCCTCGTATTCCTAGTAGTTGTTTCCTTTCTTGTGTTCCAAAACATCACTAAGAAGACTTGTATGCGCTTTTCAATTTTCAATCCTATGTTTTTCGCCTGCGTTCTAATCCTATTCTTGGTATTTTGGAATCTTGCATTCCTGACGAGGCCTAAGCAATGACCAGATCTAATGCTTGGTTTGCACCGACTATGCTACCAACGTGGTGCTTAGGTGACAACAGAACCTGGTCATGGCTGCCGTCGATATCCCATCCTCCATCGGCGTGTGCCTTCCTTTAGCCTTCTGTTCCTGAAAGCATCAGTGGAACCACCAttatagacattttctttggcCACTGGATTAAGGGGTGAACTAAACTGAGAGTATATTCAGCATGGGTGGTGCCAGTTTGTAATACTGTTTTATAACATGATCTAGTTTTTGGGTTATAGTTACTGCCTCTAAGATGTTCTAGGCCGGGGTTTACTTGGTTTACCTTCTAGGCGTGCGTGCAAATAGTTCAATTCTACTTGCGGTACTAGAAGACACCATTTTTCTAGCTTGTGTGACTTGTGCAATTGCATTGTGTCAAAATACCCCAAATTACTTGGTTAGGGAAGAATAATTGTTGTCTTTATCTTTTTGATTGCTTGTACTGACTTACATGCTTGGAGGGCAGCGAGACCTACTGTGCACTTCTCTGTGGGTTCGAGACTCCTTTCCGAAATAGGATTGACGCGTGAAATGCATTTCCAGAGGCTCAAAGATCAGAAGCATGAGAGCTAACACCAataatgaagataattaagactaCGTATACAAAAGTGGTGGGCTTCTTTTCTTCCTGTTTTACAAGCAAAACACCTGTCCCGCAAAGTGTTTTTACCAGTGTTCCGCTGGTTCCCCTCGCCAATGTGTATCGATAGCATTTAAAAAAAATACTTGAAGTTTCCCATCATAGATTTTATGTCCTTGGCCGACTCAATGGCGGAGGCGGTTGCATATCACATAATAAAAATACCATGGCTCTGTTCTTGTCCTTGTATGGCTAT
Protein-coding sequences here:
- the LOC124681991 gene encoding UBP1-associated proteins 1C-like; this encodes MVWFQCDDCGADLKKPKLAGHFRSCSAYKLSCIDCGAVFSQDTVQGHTQCISEAEKYGPKGQNKLSSSAQGKPDKPKPNADVDINVGLSTRPPWFCSLCNTTTTSKQTLLGHADGRKHRAKAKAYHASQKQENGSEQTPDDKETGGAPTMEPPQLNEVKGADSEKDVDKDAVKRKRADSIALEEPDNAKRQNLLNLKTGEVIQSEKGELKTKSKSAADEVVNGANHEDTKKQKIKWKKIITKILETNSDGVMKLKKLQKLVLKELFECGYSEDKEQLHALLTEKIASSSRFSVDGKNIRLVSKNEES